GCAGATGGAACACGAATCCGCCCAGGGTTTCTATTTCCTCATGCCCCACATCTGCGTTGAACCGTTCGTTAAAATCCTCCATGCTCAAGGCGGCTGGGATTATGTAAATGCCTTCCCCTTTTTCCACTATCTCGCCGTTGGCGCTTTTCCTGCTGGCGGTCTCCCCCATGAGTTCGGCGATGATGTCGTCCAGGGTTACTATCCCCTGGATACCTCCGAACTCGTCCATGATGACGGCCATGTGGCTCTTTCGCCGCTTGAACTCCCGGAGAAGATCGTTTAACCCCAAGGTTTCGGGCACTATAACCGGCTCACGCAGAAGGCTCTTTAGCGACACCACCGGGTCGGGCGGGTAATCGTACTTCAGAAAGTCCTTTTTATACAGCACGCCTTCTATATTATCTATGGTTCCGTTATAAACGGGCGCCCGGGCAAAACTGGACTGGGCCATCTTGTCCCATGCCTCTTTCAGGGGCATGTTCACGTCCAGAGCCAGCAGGTCTGTGCGCGGGGTCATTATGTCGCGGGCCATAAGGTCGCCCAGGTCGAAAACGCTCTGGATCATCTCCTTCTCGGCCTCGTCTATGACCCCCTCGTCGGCCACCTCCTCCACCAAGGTCTTAATCTCATCCCCGGTTAGGGCGAAATTGTCGGCGGCGGTCTTGCCGCCAAACATGCTGGATATGCCGTTTGAAATCCAGGTGACTATTATCTGTACAGGATAGATGGCCACCAGGAAAATCGTGAGCGGCGCGGCCGCTGTCAGCGCCCATGTCTCGTTGGCGTAATGGGCCAGCGTTTTAGGGCTAATCTCGCCGATGACCAGAAGGATAAAAGCGCTGGCGCCAAGCATGAGGGCCACACCGATATCATCGAACGACTCCAGGGCCAGGTATGTAACCACCGCTGATATGGCCACGTTCACAAGCTCGTTGCCTATGTACAGGGTGACCAGCAGTCGCTCGGGTTTGGTCAGTAGCGCCGCTACCCACTTTCCGTAAAAACCCCTGGTTTCCTTCAACCTTTCTATCTGGAGCTTGGACAGCGAAAAGAAAGCCACCTCCGATCCGGAGAAAAAGGCCGATGCCGCCAGCAACACCGGCAGAAGCGCCCAGCGGATTACTAAAGTATCGTCCATGGTTTACATTTCAGCAGGTTTGGCTGTGTGACTATTAAAGGTAAGTGGCGCATGGCCATATCAGTTTTTAGAGTTGTAATCGCGCAGGGCTATTTTCCTGGCCGAAGAATAACCGGGGAGCGATTTTGCCAATACGTCCGGATCCCCCACCACCACCATTTTCAGCCCCTCGGGGTGAAGGTATTTCCTGGCCACCCGGAGCACATCCCCGGCGGTGACGGCCATTACCCTGTCCCGGAAGGTTTCCAGGTAGCCTTCCGGCATACCGTAATAATCAACGATCATCCTTTGTTCCAGTATCCGCGCGGGAGTGTCGAATATGAAAACAAAGGAGTTCACTATGGAGTTCCGGGCCAGCGCAAGCTCCTCCGGGGTCACCGCTTCGGAGCGGATCTTCTCGATCTCTTCGTTGAAAATCCCCGCCACTTCCCCGGCGCTGGCGGTTTTTGTTTCCGCCCCGACGGCGAAAATTCCCAGTTCCCACCGGCCCGCGTTCACATAAGACCATACCGAATAGGCCAGACCCCGTTCAGAGCGCACCTTTTGCGTAAGGCGCGAGGCGAAACCGCTCCCGCCCAATATCTCGTCCATCACCAGCACGGCGTGATAGTCCGGGTCGGTCCGTTTCAGGGTTAAATGTCCGGCGCGGATAACCGCTTGGGGCAGTTTCTTCGCCGCCACAAAAAGCCCACCCTCATAAACCTCTTTGGCCGGGGCCGTTTGAGGGTAATCGGGTTTTGGGGCTTTCCATTTCCCAAAAAGCCCTTCCAGCCGCGCCAGAAGCTTTTGCTCGTCGAAATCCCCGGTGACGCCCAAAATCATGGACGAGGGGGTAAAGTATTTTTTATGGAACGCCTGGGCGTCT
This DNA window, taken from Nitrospinota bacterium, encodes the following:
- a CDS encoding HlyC/CorC family transporter codes for the protein MDDTLVIRWALLPVLLAASAFFSGSEVAFFSLSKLQIERLKETRGFYGKWVAALLTKPERLLVTLYIGNELVNVAISAVVTYLALESFDDIGVALMLGASAFILLVIGEISPKTLAHYANETWALTAAAPLTIFLVAIYPVQIIVTWISNGISSMFGGKTAADNFALTGDEIKTLVEEVADEGVIDEAEKEMIQSVFDLGDLMARDIMTPRTDLLALDVNMPLKEAWDKMAQSSFARAPVYNGTIDNIEGVLYKKDFLKYDYPPDPVVSLKSLLREPVIVPETLGLNDLLREFKRRKSHMAVIMDEFGGIQGIVTLDDIIAELMGETASRKSANGEIVEKGEGIYIIPAALSMEDFNERFNADVGHEEIETLGGFVFHLLGHVPHMGESVVSGPFTFTVERMKGRRATELKVAVAQAGAAEPEGK
- a CDS encoding insulinase family protein, which codes for MTSTVKAATALALAFSLGGCYYPTVGRIKPEPPMKPKAADILALKYKPIQTDLPKSRVVKLSNGVKVHLMRNDELPIVQVTAMIKAGGLWEPANKTGLSAITGIAIRSGGAGALGPDALNDTLEQMGAHVEVSISEESARAFLSVLKKDADAGLSIFADVIKNPRFDPDRFELERARAMDAVRRENDEPTHIGDRELRKLIYNGTPYGRSATLETLRSITVKDAQAFHKKYFTPSSMILGVTGDFDEQKLLARLEGLFGKWKAPKPDYPQTAPAKEVYEGGLFVAAKKLPQAVIRAGHLTLKRTDPDYHAVLVMDEILGGSGFASRLTQKVRSERGLAYSVWSYVNAGRWELGIFAVGAETKTASAGEVAGIFNEEIEKIRSEAVTPEELALARNSIVNSFVFIFDTPARILEQRMIVDYYGMPEGYLETFRDRVMAVTAGDVLRVARKYLHPEGLKMVVVGDPDVLAKSLPGYSSARKIALRDYNSKN